The Deltaproteobacteria bacterium nucleotide sequence CGGAAAGCCCTCAGGGGCGGCGGAAAAGGGCGTGGAGGAACCGAGTCATGCCTGAATGGAAGGGTGTCATAGCCGCGATCGTCACACCCATGAAGGATGGGGGGAACGCCGTCGATCCGGAGCCCCTTGGCCCTTACTGCGACTTCCTGATCGAAAAGGGGGTCGACGGTCTCTTCGCGCTGGGAACGACAGGGGAGGGGCCGGTTCTGTCCGTTCCGGAGAGAAAGGCGATGGCCGGGGACCTGGTCGCCCGTGTGAACGGGAGAGTCAAGGTCATCATACAGACCGGTTGCATAACGGCCCGGGAGACGATCGAGTTGACAAGGCACTGCCGCGATGCCGGGGCCGACGCCGCGGGAGTCGTACTGCCCTACTACTATCGCCTCGACGAGGAGGAGATATTCCGGCACTTCGCGAGGATAGCCGACGGAGTCCCCGGGTTCCCCCTGTTCGTCTACGACATTCCGGATTGTACCGGAAACGATCTCACCCCGGCCCTGTTCCGGAGGCTCATAGACGAGATCGAGACGATCGTGGGCCTCAAGACGAGCAGCTCCGACCTGTTCCGGGTGCGGGACTGCGTTCGGGCCGCGGGAGACAGGTGCCCGGTGTTTGTGGGATGCGATTCCCTGATTCTTCCTGTCCTGCTTTCCGGGGCGCGGGGCATCGTATCCGGTACCGCTTCTGCATTCCCCGAGCCCTTTGTCCGGATCTACAGGGCCTTTGAAAAGGGTGACTTGGGAAAGAGCCGGGAGCACCAGGCCTTTATAGACAGGCTG carries:
- a CDS encoding dihydrodipicolinate synthase family protein, which codes for MPEWKGVIAAIVTPMKDGGNAVDPEPLGPYCDFLIEKGVDGLFALGTTGEGPVLSVPERKAMAGDLVARVNGRVKVIIQTGCITARETIELTRHCRDAGADAAGVVLPYYYRLDEEEIFRHFARIADGVPGFPLFVYDIPDCTGNDLTPALFRRLIDEIETIVGLKTSSSDLFRVRDCVRAAGDRCPVFVGCDSLILPVLLSGARGIVSGTASAFPEPFVRIYRAFEKGDLGKSREHQAFIDRLVEATGDGDIALFKKALAFRGVEAGTVREPHRSLSPGEEAALRASLEELGLIP